The Streptomyces avermitilis MA-4680 = NBRC 14893 genome contains a region encoding:
- a CDS encoding 2OG-Fe(II) oxygenase — protein MFEMPVNPFELSEEALSRISADDSWTPIESEIPKANAKVIRHFLTPAEVEAFATELAAQCFAPVGRDGIAANYAEGDPVAHLRATAESTSLAAEFYRRLRTLLSLEVGSDDPTDSDGRPWRPVAVNPRMRFITYEHGGFIVPHYDSPYFAPDGRRTLLTVVVYLSYEAVGGETRFIADKQNDLPFAQRDFSDWPRLAKPEEIVSAHRPEPGDALLFWHRTLHDSAPLLEGTKTILRTDVLYEPVDVP, from the coding sequence ATGTTTGAAATGCCGGTAAATCCCTTTGAGCTCTCCGAAGAAGCGCTGAGCCGAATATCTGCCGATGACTCATGGACCCCGATCGAATCAGAGATCCCAAAGGCCAACGCCAAGGTGATTCGCCATTTCCTCACTCCGGCCGAAGTGGAGGCATTCGCGACCGAACTGGCCGCCCAGTGCTTTGCCCCGGTGGGCCGAGACGGCATTGCCGCCAACTATGCAGAGGGAGATCCGGTCGCTCATCTCCGCGCCACGGCCGAATCCACATCCCTGGCGGCAGAATTCTACCGCAGGCTGCGGACGCTTCTATCGCTTGAAGTGGGATCGGACGATCCGACGGATTCGGACGGAAGGCCCTGGAGGCCGGTGGCCGTCAATCCGCGTATGCGCTTCATCACGTACGAACACGGCGGATTCATTGTCCCGCACTACGATTCGCCCTATTTCGCCCCAGACGGAAGGCGCACTCTCCTGACGGTCGTCGTCTACCTGTCGTATGAGGCCGTGGGCGGAGAAACGCGGTTCATCGCCGATAAGCAGAACGATCTTCCCTTTGCGCAACGTGACTTCTCTGACTGGCCGCGGCTCGCGAAGCCTGAGGAAATAGTGAGTGCCCACCGCCCAGAACCGGGCGATGCGCTCCTCTTCTGGCATCGGACGCTTCACGACTCGGCCCCGCTTCTTGAGGGTACGAAAACAATACTCAGAACCGACGTGCTCTACGAGCCCGTAGATGTGCCTTGA
- a CDS encoding macro domain-containing protein: MIHTDGPVGREYGEAEGLASCYRRCLEVADELGAKTIAFLSMHSPGPPVTKS, translated from the coding sequence GTGATCCACACCGACGGTCCGGTAGGTAGGGAGTACGGCGAGGCCGAAGGCCTTGCCTCCTGCTACCGGCGCTGCCTTGAGGTCGCGGATGAACTGGGCGCCAAGACCATCGCCTTTCTATCGATGCACTCGCCTGGACCGCCCGTGACCAAAAGCTGA
- a CDS encoding IS5 family transposase has product MGPASVSPAARRRRKYQRPHAAQHRPQARPVGRRPGASLRGHEDGNGDLTGPNPVDRGKYGSKIHLITERTGLPLSVAISGAKLHDSQALKPLVRGIPPIRSRRGRRRRKPGKLHADKGYDYAHLRRWLRGRGIKHRIARRGIESSQRLGRDRWVVERTMSWLAGCRRLHRRYERKAEHFLAFTSLACTLICYRRLAK; this is encoded by the coding sequence ATGGGCCCGGCATCGGTGTCACCGGCAGCCCGCCGGCGACGCAAGTACCAACGCCCTCATGCAGCCCAACACCGGCCCCAGGCGAGACCTGTGGGCCGAAGGCCGGGAGCCTCATTACGAGGCCACGAAGACGGTAACGGGGATCTGACAGGTCCGAATCCTGTCGATCGGGGTAAGTACGGCTCGAAGATCCACTTGATCACCGAGCGGACCGGTCTGCCCTTGTCCGTCGCAATCTCGGGCGCCAAGCTGCACGACAGCCAGGCCCTCAAGCCCCTTGTCCGCGGCATACCGCCCATCCGTTCCCGTCGTGGACGCCGGCGACGCAAGCCCGGCAAGCTCCACGCGGACAAGGGCTACGACTATGCCCACCTGCGACGATGGTTACGCGGACGCGGTATCAAACACCGCATCGCCCGCAGAGGCATCGAGTCCTCACAACGGCTCGGCCGCGACCGATGGGTCGTCGAAAGGACCATGTCCTGGCTCGCCGGCTGCCGACGACTCCACCGCCGCTACGAACGCAAAGCCGAGCACTTCCTCGCCTTCACCAGCCTCGCCTGCACCCTCATCTGCTACCGCCGGCTGGCCAAATGA
- a CDS encoding NUDIX domain-containing protein, producing the protein MAQRTTDDLPNALPPALESMTLLVAAVIVHDQATNRVVLLQRSENAKFAQGMWDLPVGKSEPGEPITETAVRELHEETGLTVKPEALMVAHIIHGSWGVEAPNGFLTVVFATHEWTGEPENREPRKHSQVRWVDADAIPEECVDTTASALHHYLSGGAQVSLDGWLPK; encoded by the coding sequence GTGGCTCAGCGGACAACGGACGACCTGCCCAACGCCCTGCCGCCCGCCCTCGAATCCATGACCCTGCTGGTCGCCGCCGTCATCGTCCACGACCAGGCCACCAACCGCGTCGTCCTGCTCCAGCGCAGCGAGAACGCCAAATTCGCCCAGGGCATGTGGGACCTCCCCGTCGGCAAGAGCGAACCCGGCGAGCCCATCACCGAAACCGCTGTACGCGAGTTGCACGAAGAGACCGGCCTGACCGTGAAGCCGGAGGCCCTCATGGTCGCCCACATCATCCACGGCTCCTGGGGCGTCGAGGCTCCCAACGGCTTTCTGACCGTCGTCTTCGCCACCCACGAATGGACCGGCGAACCCGAAAACCGCGAACCACGCAAGCACTCCCAGGTTCGCTGGGTTGACGCCGACGCCATCCCCGAGGAGTGCGTGGACACCACCGCCAGCGCCCTCCACCACTATCTGTCCGGAGGAGCCCAGGTGTCACTGGACGGATGGCTCCCAAAGTAG
- a CDS encoding amidase domain-containing protein, which yields MRQADPKPYWNTNVARHPGILRAVPKTGTASATAAQPLLDYINRRYPLTQTTPLDANRFRANAVPEAEPGDIIAYDWQNDGEVDHLSLVVDIADGQYPEIAEWGVVDWNPLGVINRNATTPYAKRGWTYSEKNHNWLQSVEETRNVSAKLIHIDTRNVTTF from the coding sequence ATGCGCCAGGCCGACCCGAAGCCGTACTGGAACACCAACGTCGCCCGGCACCCGGGCATCCTGCGTGCCGTGCCTAAGACCGGCACCGCTTCCGCGACGGCGGCCCAGCCGCTGTTGGACTACATCAACCGCCGGTATCCGCTCACGCAGACGACCCCGCTGGACGCCAACAGGTTCAGGGCCAACGCGGTACCCGAGGCCGAGCCCGGGGACATCATCGCCTACGACTGGCAGAACGACGGCGAGGTCGACCACCTGTCCCTCGTCGTCGACATCGCAGACGGGCAGTATCCGGAGATCGCCGAGTGGGGTGTCGTCGACTGGAACCCGCTCGGGGTGATCAACCGGAACGCGACCACGCCCTACGCCAAGCGCGGCTGGACGTACTCCGAGAAGAACCACAACTGGCTCCAGTCGGTCGAGGAGACCCGGAACGTCTCGGCGAAGTTGATCCACATCGACACCAGGAACGTCACCACCTTCTGA
- a CDS encoding RHS repeat-associated core domain-containing protein, which yields MAVRRARLVSVGFAGAVLAGLLSTVSVVSPIQAAAASDDPTPVVPSQSLGSVPAQQTEEVGKALPAPKWPSAAEATVDLSEAAAGEPGTVSPEPSASASGGVGDGESTQVGEVVEVAPVAEDLGTEAQLSLSRLADESTPSPSPSVSDGSEPSTPPTAEASPSPEPSESASDEPIQDPVSPDQVEVRVLDREAVAPAGGIGLGLQVSRTDGVDAPGQVQVDIDYSGFKYAYGADFASRLRLVKVPACALQTPDAESCADREFVPVDNDTDSGTLTATVTAAADTGSAGASAQLMREAGSSSASVYAVTSSSSSDAGDYRASTLSPTGSWEVSTGSGSFNYSVPIQVPAPPMGSAPSLAMSYDSQSVDGRTSASNNQASWSGMGWDLNVGFIERRYRNCTEDGLPTIGDMCWDSPNSAKEPDGAAYVISLNGTTSELIQDNNGSGAYHLKNDPGWRVQRLFDGHGAGRNGEYWVISTQDGQRYYFGWGRSERTSTATASVFTVPVVGNDAGEPCHDQFPEPCTQAWRWNLDRAVDANEVETMYFYDKEYNHYRSVANTDKAREYVSSGYVKEIQYGWSSQITDGKVPAKVELSHVNRCIERVQENDPLRDEPAACPAFDDKPGSYPDVPVDLMCDGTSADYNCAGKTYFPTFFSTDMLWDIKTYVSDQDGTGWDLVQQYQNKYGMPNPDGTIGKTLWLDYIQRKTYGDGDDIVLPVINFNRTDLDNKVGSAELNFPRIKEIHGDLGATTTVSYGFANACDIDHLPAQASNTQDCYWQKWTPEGETDSKTGWFKKFLVTQVQVDPTVTTNQDGAPVMTTSYTYEDGAGWHFTNDPLIKDEDESWTDWRGYQEVQVTTGAGAGQKTKKSWLYRGLSGDRTSKADASATKTVTVDDGDGNNYTDDSWLSGRILSTSLRDDTGTSHERTYHKYWDHNTAQYDGLPDARFVREKETTTNTKVSSGWREHTVETEYDDTEGASTTFGLPMRTDDWGQSSVSDNRCTTYGRAYNTDNYDSTGAQRWTVLQDQVKHYSVGCSSIADSKQDGYASTLYDNATSVDANKPVDGNPTESRTYTKSGSYRSTWSGYDDAGRVMWSEDGSHNRTLTKYSPANTWPLNGVIVTTPDPDGALPAHTALTSTAWTSRFWGKPTSIQDANGNVTKMSLDAAGRLVEVWRPTETGSSPSMKFSYTIPTSTNSAGVPDAVDGYPHVATHVLQSGTTYLSSHAYVDGLGRARETQTPMGNGVDAATGNEVPNRQVSVTRYDSAGNVTGTSAVFRNQGTAGSGGPSSAKVEDLPSYTDLVLDWAGRAITSRLQVNGASQDAGRVDTTYDGDFTSVKNKVDAAADTYTDVYGQVSKVVEHTGSATYTTAYTYTAKDELIKITDPRGNDTSYTYDWAGQRTATDDSDAGVSSTEYDKNGQISKITSNGGKTVLDYGYDALGRKTAVRSGDTELAAWTWDGLNITGGKGQITSTTSRDTNGNTYTTKTGEFDVRGRPLKTTVTIPDTVKGLAGSYTTGFTYDAADHVTSVAYPAAGGLPAETVNATYDGYGRPLRLQSALQTYIRSTGYDAYDRLTDRSYGVDSVLPGIGAAAQRTYSYDDSNGTRELKSVATTTTLNKVVSERQKDTYTYDLAGKLTELREQASGQTAQSQCFLYDDQARLTNAYTHTTTGICADKTKTASDFKGTAPYQTAYTYDRLGNLQSITNTDSAGTATLHDYLYPGYDDTGTWTTANANQPHGVRKIDHKTGSTTTKSDQLYYFDDGTMKQRVEPGITTDYTWTPQGQLEAVKTTKSSGSELTRYAYDADGNILVRTTPQETVASIDGMELRTTNGTTVTATRVYASGTATVAMRTTEGTTATNGKVTYLMADTQASTQLAVDASTGASTRRRYTPFGDERSGTLPTGTDNGFLGKTEDTSTGLSLLGARAYDPNLGRFLSPDPLATPYAPQNLNAYSYATNNPISYSDPSGLCRRDICGDGYPVAGDGERAGYTGQHPGEHACTSCNSGNGGYLLAGVVPSDWDKAQEFYDRVAEIIVSWPAGWTDWNYKPHEDPLADLRVGQVVYNACEDVGGCPDGIDPQRDMLNAAVAIELPGTNGRGSSKKAAGPCKCFLAGTDILMADGSTKDIEEVELGDKVQATDPKTGETGPREVTRLITTTGDKHFNKLSIATEDGAEELTATHEHPFWSPSESAWITAGSLEPGMTLLTDDGDTVIVTGNRAFTQHATTYNLTVNDLHTYYALAGTTPVLVHNSSCSTNAQILGDNMTAAGTIRPAETAAHHIVASASPKAASARAKLASVGIDINDADNGVFLPRGSASPNLTGASVHSRIHTNNYYGYVNDMMSGVRTANEARDVLNHIRNQLNAGYWP from the coding sequence GTGGCTGTTCGGCGTGCGCGCCTTGTTTCGGTCGGTTTCGCGGGTGCGGTACTGGCGGGGTTGCTGTCGACGGTATCGGTGGTGTCTCCGATACAGGCAGCCGCGGCTTCTGACGATCCGACGCCAGTGGTGCCGTCGCAGTCTCTGGGGTCGGTCCCGGCGCAGCAGACTGAGGAGGTCGGCAAGGCGCTCCCCGCTCCGAAGTGGCCGAGCGCGGCCGAGGCAACGGTCGATCTGTCGGAGGCGGCTGCCGGAGAGCCGGGGACGGTGTCGCCCGAACCATCCGCGTCGGCTTCGGGCGGTGTCGGTGACGGTGAGAGCACGCAGGTCGGCGAGGTTGTGGAAGTTGCTCCGGTTGCGGAGGATCTGGGCACCGAAGCCCAGCTGAGTTTGTCCCGGCTGGCCGACGAGAGCACTCCTTCCCCAAGCCCGAGCGTTTCGGACGGCTCCGAACCGAGCACGCCCCCTACGGCTGAGGCAAGTCCCTCGCCGGAGCCTTCAGAGTCCGCTTCGGATGAGCCCATCCAGGACCCGGTGTCTCCGGACCAGGTCGAGGTGCGGGTTCTGGACCGCGAGGCCGTGGCCCCGGCCGGCGGTATCGGCCTGGGGCTGCAGGTCTCCCGGACCGATGGCGTCGATGCCCCGGGGCAGGTGCAGGTTGACATCGACTATTCGGGCTTCAAGTACGCCTACGGCGCTGACTTCGCCTCCCGGCTGAGGTTGGTGAAGGTGCCCGCGTGTGCACTGCAGACGCCGGATGCCGAGAGCTGCGCAGACCGCGAGTTTGTGCCGGTGGACAACGACACGGACTCCGGCACCCTGACCGCTACCGTGACGGCGGCTGCCGACACGGGCTCCGCGGGTGCTTCAGCGCAGCTGATGCGGGAGGCGGGCTCCAGCAGCGCCAGTGTGTACGCGGTGACCTCCAGCTCGTCCTCGGACGCGGGGGATTACCGGGCGTCGACACTGTCGCCGACGGGTTCGTGGGAGGTGTCCACAGGGTCGGGCTCGTTCAACTACAGCGTGCCGATCCAGGTGCCGGCGCCGCCGATGGGCTCGGCGCCGTCGCTGGCGATGTCGTACGACTCGCAGTCGGTGGACGGCCGTACCTCTGCTTCCAACAATCAGGCGTCCTGGTCCGGTATGGGCTGGGATCTGAACGTCGGCTTCATCGAGCGCCGTTACCGCAACTGCACCGAGGACGGCCTGCCCACGATCGGTGACATGTGCTGGGACTCGCCAAACTCGGCTAAGGAGCCGGACGGAGCGGCCTACGTCATCAGCCTCAACGGCACCACCTCGGAGCTGATCCAGGACAACAACGGCAGCGGCGCCTACCACCTCAAGAACGACCCGGGCTGGCGTGTGCAGCGTCTGTTCGACGGGCACGGCGCGGGCCGCAACGGCGAGTACTGGGTGATCTCGACCCAGGACGGTCAGCGCTACTACTTCGGCTGGGGCCGCTCGGAGCGCACCAGTACGGCGACCGCGTCCGTGTTCACCGTCCCCGTCGTCGGCAACGACGCGGGCGAGCCGTGCCACGACCAGTTCCCCGAGCCCTGCACGCAGGCCTGGCGCTGGAACCTGGACCGGGCGGTCGACGCCAACGAGGTCGAGACTATGTACTTCTACGACAAGGAGTACAACCACTACCGCTCGGTCGCCAACACCGACAAGGCCCGCGAGTACGTCTCATCCGGCTATGTGAAGGAGATCCAGTACGGCTGGTCCTCGCAGATCACCGACGGCAAGGTCCCGGCGAAGGTCGAACTCAGCCACGTTAACCGGTGCATCGAGCGGGTCCAGGAGAACGACCCCCTGCGCGACGAGCCCGCCGCCTGCCCGGCCTTCGACGACAAACCAGGCTCATACCCCGACGTGCCGGTCGACCTGATGTGCGACGGCACGTCGGCGGACTACAACTGCGCGGGCAAGACGTACTTCCCCACGTTCTTCTCCACGGACATGCTGTGGGACATCAAGACGTACGTCAGCGACCAGGACGGCACCGGCTGGGACCTGGTGCAGCAATACCAGAACAAGTACGGGATGCCCAACCCGGACGGCACGATCGGCAAGACCCTCTGGCTCGACTACATCCAGCGCAAGACGTACGGCGACGGCGACGACATCGTCTTGCCGGTCATCAACTTCAACCGCACCGACCTGGACAACAAGGTCGGCTCCGCCGAGCTGAACTTCCCCCGCATCAAGGAGATCCACGGCGACCTCGGCGCCACCACCACGGTCTCCTACGGTTTCGCCAATGCCTGCGATATCGACCACCTGCCTGCTCAGGCCTCCAACACCCAGGACTGCTACTGGCAGAAGTGGACCCCGGAAGGCGAGACGGACTCGAAGACCGGATGGTTCAAGAAGTTCCTGGTCACCCAGGTCCAAGTCGACCCGACAGTGACGACGAACCAGGACGGCGCGCCGGTGATGACAACCTCGTACACCTACGAGGACGGCGCCGGCTGGCATTTCACCAACGATCCACTGATCAAGGACGAGGACGAGTCCTGGACCGACTGGCGCGGCTACCAGGAAGTCCAGGTCACCACCGGCGCGGGCGCCGGCCAGAAGACCAAGAAGTCCTGGCTGTACCGAGGCCTGTCGGGGGACCGTACGTCCAAGGCGGACGCGTCGGCGACGAAGACGGTCACGGTCGACGACGGCGACGGCAACAACTACACCGACGACTCCTGGCTGTCCGGCCGCATCCTGTCCACATCGCTGCGGGACGACACCGGCACCTCTCACGAGCGCACCTACCACAAGTACTGGGACCACAACACCGCCCAGTACGACGGACTGCCCGACGCCCGCTTCGTCCGCGAGAAGGAAACCACCACCAACACCAAGGTCAGCAGCGGCTGGCGCGAACACACGGTGGAAACCGAGTACGACGACACCGAGGGCGCCTCCACCACATTCGGCCTGCCGATGCGCACCGACGACTGGGGCCAGAGCAGCGTCTCCGACAACCGCTGCACCACCTACGGTCGCGCCTACAACACCGACAACTACGACTCCACCGGCGCCCAGCGGTGGACCGTGCTCCAGGACCAGGTCAAGCACTACTCGGTCGGTTGCTCCAGCATCGCCGACAGCAAGCAGGACGGCTACGCGTCGACGCTGTACGACAACGCCACCAGCGTTGACGCCAACAAGCCCGTCGACGGCAACCCGACCGAGTCCCGTACCTATACAAAGTCGGGCAGCTATCGCTCCACGTGGTCCGGCTACGACGACGCGGGGCGTGTGATGTGGAGCGAGGACGGAAGCCACAACCGCACCCTCACGAAGTACAGCCCGGCCAACACCTGGCCGTTGAACGGCGTCATCGTCACCACTCCCGACCCCGATGGGGCTCTGCCCGCCCACACCGCGCTCACGTCCACAGCATGGACATCCCGGTTCTGGGGCAAGCCGACCTCGATTCAGGACGCCAACGGCAACGTCACCAAAATGAGCCTGGACGCGGCGGGCCGTCTGGTGGAGGTGTGGAGGCCAACCGAAACCGGCAGCTCACCGTCGATGAAGTTCAGCTACACCATCCCCACCTCCACTAACAGCGCTGGAGTGCCCGACGCGGTCGACGGCTACCCGCACGTCGCCACGCACGTCCTGCAGTCCGGCACGACATACCTGTCCTCACACGCCTATGTGGATGGCCTGGGCCGTGCCCGGGAGACGCAGACCCCCATGGGGAACGGCGTCGATGCGGCCACGGGCAACGAGGTGCCCAACCGGCAGGTCTCGGTCACCCGCTACGACTCGGCCGGCAACGTGACCGGCACCTCGGCGGTCTTCCGCAACCAGGGCACGGCGGGCTCCGGTGGACCTTCCAGCGCCAAGGTCGAGGACCTTCCGTCCTACACGGACCTGGTACTCGACTGGGCGGGCCGTGCCATCACCTCACGGCTCCAGGTCAATGGCGCCTCGCAGGATGCAGGCCGCGTGGACACGACCTACGACGGCGACTTCACCAGCGTCAAGAACAAGGTCGACGCTGCCGCCGACACATACACCGATGTCTACGGACAGGTGTCCAAGGTCGTCGAACACACCGGCAGCGCCACCTACACGACCGCGTACACGTACACGGCCAAAGACGAACTGATCAAGATCACTGACCCTCGAGGAAACGACACCTCCTACACCTACGACTGGGCTGGTCAGCGCACCGCCACGGACGACTCTGATGCCGGGGTCAGCTCCACCGAGTACGACAAGAACGGCCAGATCAGCAAGATCACCAGCAATGGCGGAAAGACTGTCCTGGACTACGGCTACGATGCCCTCGGCCGTAAGACGGCGGTCCGTAGCGGCGACACCGAACTCGCCGCCTGGACGTGGGACGGCCTGAACATCACTGGCGGCAAAGGCCAGATCACCTCGACCACCAGCCGTGACACGAACGGCAACACCTACACCACCAAGACCGGCGAGTTCGACGTCCGCGGCCGCCCACTGAAGACGACCGTCACCATCCCCGACACCGTGAAGGGTCTCGCCGGTAGCTACACGACCGGTTTCACCTACGACGCGGCCGACCACGTCACCTCGGTGGCCTACCCGGCAGCCGGTGGGCTCCCCGCGGAGACCGTCAACGCGACGTACGACGGCTATGGTCGCCCTCTGCGCCTGCAATCCGCGCTGCAGACATACATCCGCTCCACCGGCTACGACGCCTACGACCGCCTGACGGACCGGTCCTACGGAGTCGACTCCGTCCTCCCCGGCATCGGAGCAGCGGCACAGCGCACCTACAGCTACGACGACAGCAACGGAACCCGCGAACTGAAGAGCGTGGCAACGACCACGACCCTCAACAAGGTAGTCAGCGAGCGGCAGAAGGACACCTACACCTACGACCTCGCCGGCAAACTGACCGAGCTGCGCGAGCAGGCCAGTGGCCAGACCGCCCAGTCGCAGTGCTTCCTTTACGACGACCAGGCCCGCCTGACCAACGCCTACACCCACACCACCACGGGCATCTGCGCCGACAAGACCAAGACCGCCTCCGACTTCAAGGGCACCGCCCCCTACCAGACCGCATACACCTACGACCGTCTCGGCAACCTCCAGTCGATCACCAACACTGACTCGGCCGGCACCGCCACCCTGCACGACTACCTCTACCCCGGCTACGACGACACCGGCACCTGGACGACCGCCAACGCCAACCAACCCCACGGTGTCCGCAAGATCGACCACAAGACCGGCAGCACCACCACCAAGTCGGACCAGCTCTACTACTTCGACGACGGCACAATGAAGCAGCGCGTCGAGCCGGGCATCACCACCGACTACACCTGGACCCCGCAGGGACAGCTGGAAGCAGTCAAGACCACCAAGTCCAGCGGCAGCGAACTCACCCGCTACGCCTACGACGCCGACGGCAACATCCTCGTCCGCACCACCCCGCAGGAAACCGTCGCCTCCATCGACGGCATGGAACTGCGCACCACCAACGGCACCACCGTCACCGCGACCCGTGTCTACGCGAGCGGTACAGCAACGGTCGCCATGCGCACCACTGAGGGCACCACGGCCACCAACGGCAAGGTCACCTACCTGATGGCCGACACCCAGGCGTCTACCCAACTCGCCGTCGACGCATCGACCGGAGCCTCGACCCGCCGCCGCTACACCCCCTTCGGCGACGAACGCAGCGGCACCCTGCCCACCGGCACCGACAACGGATTCCTGGGCAAGACCGAGGACACCAGCACCGGCCTCTCCCTCCTCGGCGCCCGCGCCTACGACCCCAACCTGGGCCGATTCCTCAGCCCGGACCCCCTGGCCACGCCGTATGCCCCGCAGAACCTCAACGCCTACTCGTACGCGACCAACAACCCCATCTCCTACAGCGATCCATCCGGTCTGTGCCGCCGCGACATCTGCGGTGACGGTTACCCTGTCGCCGGCGACGGGGAGCGTGCCGGTTACACGGGCCAGCACCCGGGAGAGCACGCCTGCACTTCGTGCAACAGCGGGAATGGCGGTTATCTGCTGGCTGGCGTCGTTCCATCGGACTGGGATAAGGCGCAAGAGTTCTACGACCGAGTCGCGGAAATCATCGTCAGCTGGCCGGCTGGTTGGACCGACTGGAACTACAAGCCACACGAGGACCCCCTCGCCGACCTTCGCGTCGGGCAGGTTGTGTACAACGCGTGTGAGGACGTCGGGGGTTGTCCTGATGGCATCGACCCGCAACGAGACATGCTCAATGCTGCCGTAGCCATTGAGCTGCCCGGAACCAACGGACGGGGCAGCTCCAAGAAGGCGGCAGGCCCTTGCAAGTGCTTCCTGGCTGGTACTGACATCCTCATGGCGGACGGATCGACCAAGGACATCGAGGAGGTGGAACTCGGAGACAAGGTCCAGGCCACCGACCCCAAAACCGGCGAAACCGGACCTCGCGAGGTTACCCGTCTCATCACCACTACGGGCGACAAGCACTTCAACAAACTCTCCATCGCCACGGAAGACGGCGCCGAGGAATTGACGGCGACCCATGAACACCCCTTCTGGTCGCCATCCGAGAGTGCCTGGATTACAGCTGGGAGCCTTGAACCGGGCATGACCTTGCTCACCGATGACGGTGACACCGTCATCGTCACGGGCAACCGGGCATTTACCCAGCACGCCACCACGTACAACCTCACAGTCAATGATCTGCACACGTACTATGCACTCGCCGGTACCACGCCAGTCCTGGTCCATAATTCCAGTTGCTCGACCAATGCCCAGATTTTGGGTGACAACATGACGGCCGCAGGTACCATTCGGCCGGCCGAGACGGCGGCGCATCACATTGTGGCAAGTGCATCTCCCAAGGCTGCGTCTGCACGGGCGAAATTGGCTAGCGTCGGAATTGATATAAATGATGCGGACAATGGAGTATTCTTGCCGCGCGGATCGGCATCGCCAAATCTGACTGGTGCGTCTGTGCACTCAAGGATTCACACAAATAACTACTATGGCTATGTAAACGACATGATGTCGGGAGTGAGGACTGCCAATGAGGCCAGAGATGTTCTAAATCATATTAGAAATCAGCTGAACGCAGGCTACTGGCCGTAG
- a CDS encoding endonuclease domain-containing protein: protein MASLDELPPYRRAQLLWRWAHEGVAFVEHLVFDAAKEPCCLPSPPPGPPGRTVAVPGDDGRFHLERAGLMLCGQAEATGAWGHRQHCGWVERWDGPQEWRGGRDDGTSVWGSLIVEWPVRASGPGVDPGSVDRPERCPGGAYELLHLWPPRPARTASVRRLRAALVDALGPDCHLCGLYPGAMVDHDHQTGRVRGLLCAYCNRLLEECPHLTDCPRADYLLAPPADALNLMYPAGQQWRPKESTRLRVIEQLGFDPFEDLRPPL from the coding sequence ATGGCCAGCCTCGACGAACTGCCCCCATACCGACGCGCGCAGTTGCTGTGGCGCTGGGCGCACGAGGGGGTGGCGTTCGTCGAGCACTTGGTCTTCGACGCCGCGAAGGAACCCTGCTGCCTGCCCTCTCCCCCGCCGGGGCCGCCGGGCAGGACCGTCGCGGTGCCCGGTGACGACGGCCGGTTCCACCTCGAGCGTGCGGGCCTGATGCTGTGCGGGCAGGCCGAGGCCACCGGCGCCTGGGGCCACCGTCAGCACTGCGGGTGGGTCGAGCGGTGGGACGGGCCGCAGGAGTGGAGAGGCGGCCGCGATGACGGCACGTCGGTCTGGGGCTCCCTCATCGTCGAGTGGCCGGTGCGGGCGAGCGGCCCGGGCGTGGACCCGGGCAGCGTCGACCGGCCCGAGCGCTGCCCCGGCGGCGCGTACGAGCTGCTGCACCTGTGGCCTCCCCGCCCGGCCCGTACGGCATCCGTCCGGCGCCTGCGTGCCGCGCTGGTCGACGCGCTCGGCCCCGACTGCCATCTGTGCGGCCTGTACCCCGGGGCGATGGTCGACCATGACCACCAGACAGGTCGGGTGCGGGGACTGCTGTGCGCTTACTGCAACCGGCTCTTGGAGGAATGCCCGCACCTCACCGACTGCCCCAGGGCCGACTATCTGCTCGCGCCCCCGGCCGACGCGCTGAACCTCATGTACCCGGCCGGCCAGCAGTGGCGGCCCAAGGAATCCACGCGCCTGCGGGTGATTGAGCAGCTGGGGTTCGATCCGTTCGAGGACCTGCGCCCGCCCTTGTAG
- a CDS encoding DNA invertase/recombinase, with the protein MGQTLAAAGGLQRDLQRELTYDGLRAAEAKGSKGGRRPAVAAAKAETVRTAYLEGRSIAALARDHGVSRGAIRTAIADLQHLGEMEWIGPVGQGLFGATDGGRPSQAAAHAGLV; encoded by the coding sequence ATGGGGCAAACCCTCGCCGCCGCCGGCGGACTTCAGCGCGACCTCCAGCGCGAGCTGACCTATGACGGGCTACGCGCCGCCGAGGCCAAGGGCAGCAAGGGCGGACGCCGCCCCGCCGTGGCGGCCGCGAAAGCCGAGACCGTGCGCACCGCATACCTGGAAGGCCGCTCAATCGCCGCCCTCGCGCGCGACCACGGCGTCAGCCGCGGCGCGATCCGCACGGCCATCGCCGACCTCCAACACCTTGGCGAGATGGAGTGGATCGGGCCCGTGGGTCAGGGCCTCTTCGGCGCGACGGACGGCGGGCGCCCCTCGCAAGCCGCCGCCCACGCCGGCCTAGTGTGA